In Carassius auratus strain Wakin chromosome 48, ASM336829v1, whole genome shotgun sequence, the genomic window ATCGAGGACGCCAAGTGAGTTCACTTTCACAGTAGATTAAATGACATCAGATCCCCTAAATAACACAACACTTCCTTTAGTCTATGGTGCTGCACACAATGTTACAATTGAGTGAAGTGAAATATAAAAGGAGTTTGAGTTACTGCCTTCTTGATACTTGAAATCCAagttttgatcacttttactgtGTCAGTTTGAACTTGACACATGGGAAAATATTAGCTAAAAATATGGATTTTGTTACAGCAGTAACTCTAGTATTTATTTGTAAAGTCTGTTTTAATGCAACCTCTGTAACGGCTAAGAAATAGTGCAGAAAATTGGGCTGATGGTGCAATATGGCTCAGTGTGCATTGTCTCACATGCCATGTTTAAGGGtccaaaaaaaaagattggttAAGTAAAAAGTGCTTAAAATTTGAATGTCGTTAGAGCAGTAACTCTAGTATAAAGGCATTATGTCTTCTTTAGTGCCTCCTTTGAAGCGGCTGAGAAACAGAACCATGAATTGGGCTGATGGCGTGTGTATGAATGCATGAATAGGGCAGTGTGTATTGTCCCACATGCCAAGTTCAAGGATCCCAAAAACAACATTGGTGCAGCAAACACTGTTCAAAATTGGGATTTTGTTACAGCAGTAACTCTAGTATTAATTTGTCAAATCTGTTTTTATGCATCCTCCATAATGGCTGAGAAATAGTGCAGCAAATTGGGCTGATGGCGCAATACAGCAGTGTGCATTGTCCCACATGCCAAGTTCAAGGATCCATAAAGAAAGATTGGTGAAGCATACAGTGTTCAAAATTGGAATTTAGGTAGAGCAGTAACTCTAATAGCAAGACCTAAAATAATCTTTAACACATTCTCTTAAGTGGCTGAGAAATAGCATCACAAATTGGGCTGATGGTGCGATATGGCTCAGTGTGCATTGTCCCCACATGCCAAATTCAAAGGCCAAAAGAAATGTAGTAAAATGTTCAAAATTTGTATTTCACTAGATTATTACATTCCTTATTAAACCACTTAGTCAGATTTAACACATAAGTACAGTTGGTGGAGAAATTAATTTCTTCTTTCAATTTTAACAGCGCATATTGCGAGAAGCATCGGAGGGCTTATGAAAATGCCTTGTTATTTAAAGAAGAGGTTCATTTTTGGTCATATTGACCTCCTCTGAGTAGTTTAAACAACTGCTCGAAAACCATATTTTAAGTAACACTTGATGAgtctgactgtgtttgtgtgttcgtaGGTTGAATTATAAGGACTATTCAATGGAGTCTCGTCTTCATTTCCGCATCCACGCGGCTCTCAGCAGTCTGAAGGGTTCTCCGACAAACTCTCCGTGATGAGCAGACGATCAGCGCTGACGTCCGAAGAACACAAGCACATCACGACCGTCACCGAAGCACCAAAGCTAGTGTACCTCGAACCGGAAGATTTGAACTCTCATTTGTCCTCGTAGTTTAAATAAAGTCTTACGTTTGTTCAGCCAATCAGACGGCTGAAGAAAGTCGCTGGCGTCCAATCAGAAAACAGCTGCTGTAATGAATGTATCGTTATATTTTAAAGACCAAATATGTTTGTCTGCCTGTGTGTCTtacattgtttgtgtgtttctgcacAGCTGTAGACGTCGAGTGTCTTTGTACATGTATCGTTCACATTAATTACAGTCTTATAAGATTATTAAGCTGATTACAAGTTTAGACGCTTCAAGCAATTCAAAAAATTCATATTCATTTGAAAGCAATAATAATCAGCCAACAATCACGCTGAgaggaaacattttattttctagaAATGGTTTTTTTTGCTCTCTTTGAACTGTAAGTATAAACGTTTATtttgaatgctttaaatgtaGCAGGTgggactgtttttattttattttgcatgttctAGTTTTAATGTATAAAAGCAAATATGTATTACAATAATCAAATACAGTTGATACTATtttggaaacattttatttttttctttaaatctcaagtgcactgaaaaaaaaagaaatatttttttccccacgtttttgtccttttatatatggaaaatgacaaaaatactggaaaaaaaatagtttatgcattatgtACATAATAACAAGCAGGTTTCTGCTTTAAGAGTGTTGCCTGATTATGTTAAATGATTATGTGCTTCTGAATATGAATTCTCATTAAACAAGCTCTTGTCAAGTGTGCAATGAAAAAACACCTTAAAACACTTACTGTATgagcttgttttcagagaatgaataattataatagacttctataatgtgtatataaagaTAAGTGCACGGTTTCTTCTGAACTGGGATGCTCTCGACTGTTTCTTCAGGTCATCGGTGTAATCTAGTTCTGACCTGTATGCAAACCTCTCTTTATAACGATAGACTGTGTGTCACGCCTggttattaatgtgtgtgtgtgtgtgtgtgtgtgagggttctGCTGTTTGGACAGATGGGTTGAGTTCAGAAGTTTGTTGCTCTTTGGGTTTTATTTACACTTGGGTCAGAATACTTGGCCACACGACACTTATTCGCTCTTTCCAGTTGTGTTTTGTCTGATCAGTGTTTTATTCCACTGTCATCTGTTTCAGAAGTATTCCTCTTTcattcctgttttattttttttttctttacaccaATAAAATACTGAGAAGAACttgatattgttattacaaacaagTGTTGCAGGTTTTATTTACTGTCTGAAAAAATCTGTGACTTGTTCTCAAGTGTATGTTTGGCAGATTTACATGTGAAATAAACCTTTAGTTGACATGTTATTGTCAGGATGTGATTATGGAAGAACTGAAACCCAACGTGAAAACAGATTTTCTTAAAATTCAAAAACACTTTTTCCTctcctaaaaatataaaaaaataaacagtttttatagAGGATAAACAGtttgaggaaagaaaaataatttttaggaCTTTGGCTCTGAAAAGATCtgaagcactttttttttgtaaatctggAAAAATATTGGGGGAACAAATTGGAGAAAGAAAAAGTTGCTAAAAGAGAAAAACGTTTTTGACGccaaaattttttaataaattgacagaaaaaaaatagaacaattcGTAAGAACActgttccctttattttttattttttttattattattctttttttttttctttttttttgcagtatataGATATATCATGTCCTGGTTTAGGGTTTATTTAAGTAGGTCCTAAAAATGAGTAaaaatcatataattattataaaatatactttaaaaatgtaacaaaaaaactaaaattgggTTATGTTTTGCAAAATCAAATGAATTGAAAATCACCATTGTTATTCTATTTGCATTATTTCCATCTTAGCTGTTGGAAACATTTAAAGGTATTAATTTatcacatataataataataatttgaagatGGCACCATTGAATCTCGGGTAACAGTAACTTCATATTCCTGTCTCTGCTTATGATCTGTTTATGTGTGTCCTGTGCTATCCGCTCAGTCCAGAAGTATTGGTTTAGTTTGAGACTGAGATTGAAATGCAGGTTAATGATTAAACAAACTCAATGCGTGTTTATTTAGTGTCCTGTTTCTGCTCAGTGTTTCGCTCGCATTGTAATGAAACGGCAGAATACTTGCACACAGTTCTTCTGTCACGACCGGTGGCTTGAATTGAGAAATACTGCTGCATTTCATGTACAAATAACATCCTTGTGCAATTCATGAACGTTCCTCATTTAACATTTGCAGACAAGATATCACACTAACTACTGATAATAAATACAGAGCGAATAGACTGATATCTGTACACTGTAAAATTGTTAGTCTAAaaaacatagatatatatatggggagaaatatattcaataaaacaatatatgtaagtttggtaacactttacaataaggttttcattagttaatgtattaacatgAACGAACAGTGCATTTATTACAGTCGACTGTATGAAAATGCagttgctcattgttagttcatgttaattcacactGTATTAACTAATACTTGCAagcacttttgattttaataatgcataaatgttaaattgacattaagattaataaacgCTGTGTTCATTcgtagttcatgttaactaaagatCCTTATTGTTAAGTGCTACTGTATATTTTTCAattgtaaacaataataataatagtagaatTAAATCAAAGGGATTGTTAAAGTTTGGGGTTAATAACACTGGGTTTTTTgtctttgaaagaaaataattttatttatcaaggatgcatttaattgatcaaaagtgccagtaaagacatgcataattaaaaaaaaaactcaaataaatgctgttctgttcatctgtgaatccttaaaaattaaatgcatcacagtttccacagaaatattgagcagcacaactgtgttcaacattgctaataatcagaaatgtttcttgagcagtaaatcatcatattattttgatttctgaagatcatgtgacactgaagactggaggaatgatgctgaaaatacagcggagcatcacagaaatacattacactttaacacagattcacacagaaaacagatgatttacattagaataatatttcacaatttttactgtacttctaatcaaataaatgcagccttagtgagccgAAGAGAGTCTTTCATAAACATAAATCTTACAAACCCCTaactctataaatatatatataggattttGGACATTTATACATGATTAAAGTGTCAATAAACCAAGAGTTGTGACCTTTCCGGACCGAAGCTCTCGTTTCTCCTCCCACTGGGGTTTTCTCCTCCTTCTCTGATTCATTAATCATTGCtcgtctgaatgtgtgtgtgatggaggtGTTTGGGTGAACTGAGCCGACAGGACAAAGATCAGAAACACACACCGAGAGAAAGAAAGATCTGCAGGAATCATGAAGGTCCTCAGTGTTTTCTTCTTCATGTATCTTCTGCTCCAGACCACCGTGAGTTTCTGCTTCCTTCATCTGATCACATAACATTAATCACTGATGAACTCATCTGTTGAAAGATAAAAACTGTCTTGGAAACCTgcatgaaaacagtcattatttgtgATAAATCTACTGGCGCTAATAGAGCACCAAAGACACACTTCtaataaaattgctaaaaatgtttttatatgacAGAACTCATTCAGCGTTAGTTTTGTTTTCAGGGTGGGACCTTTAGTTTGTTAAGTCCTCTGTTGCATCAACCTGTAGCTGAATTATTGCAAAATGTTGTATTTGGCAACTCTGATGAAATTTGGCTCACCTTCTCATCTTCACACTTCATCTGCTTTGATTGTGACGTATTTCCAAACTACTGTTTGTTTTAGCGGATGAATGAATCGCACATTGTTGTTTTTATCTCAGCAGCTTGATGTCTTCCGTCACAATGTTAATTTTCAGAagaaatactaaaaatatatataataaagcatTATTCTTTTGATTGATggagttacatttacattcatattaTTAAACCTCGGGTGTATCGACcgacaaagtaaataaataaataaaaaggtttggAAATTTTAAAGATCACTACTTTACTGGATTGATACGAAACTCATTGACATTTATGGCAGTAGCTAtgtaaccacaaaaaaaaaaaaaataaataaataaataaaaaaaaaaaaattgtgaaaaaaaaaaaaattgattccacaaaaaattaaataaaatataaataataataataataataataaacaaaattgtggatttaattccacaaaaataaataaataaatacaaattttggatttgatgaaaaaaaaaaaaaaaaagtttgtggtcaAAAATGACCACCATTGGAAATAAAtgggaaatatacaaaaatacagatcctttttttgtgtgtgtagaaATCTGCAATTCATTCACGGTGCAGaaaaattatctaaaatataaaaatctataaaacatCATGAGTGCAAAAGAGATTGATTAACctctgataatgttttttttttctttctttttttttaagtttatgtgaaaaaaatatttattttgtgttcaggtttgactgtagtaaaattaatggaaaaacggacaaaaaaatctaaaccattACAAAACGTTGTCTAAATATAAAtccaaatccacaaaaaaaaaaaaaagatctctaaAACAGGATTTGTAAGCCTTTTCTATAGCGCTCTATAAGAACCTAGTGGCTAAAGCACAGAATTGcagatgtttttattgtattactgGCACCAGATGGCACTAATCTGCCTTCAAAATTAAGGATTAAAAGCTCTCTATTTTAACATTGAATACTGCTTTAACtgaaaatatgcacattttagaatttgttattttattattttcagtggttaaaatgtattatagttattgCACAAATATGAATTAGTATGATTAAATAATCTACAAcaaaaagaaatataaacatattacattgattttcctggaaataaaaaaaaaagttaaatttcagGTGTCTGGTCACGTTTGACCACGAACAACACaagtgtgactcccaaatgaaCAACACCAGAGGGTTaatagacacttttatccaaagtgatttacaaatgagaaacaaaagCAATTTAGCAAGAGAACAATAATCATAATATGCAACAGCAAGCTTTCTTTAGACAACTAAATTAGgaacattatcattattattattattcagggtttctgcaagttaattaaattaattcattagttTTCCCACATTTACTTCCAAAGACTGATTATACAATTTCCAACCAATCtccattaattttaattttcacaaaatttgaaaaaaattgaaaaacacctttttaaaacaacttttaatgTTTCTTCTGTTCAAAAATAACTGCAAAAAGTGTGGTTCTtcaccactgttttttttttttttttttttacagtaaaaatgttaaaCGATTGAATTAACTTTAATCAAGATGCAGAAATAACATAgtagcagtttttttattttattttcaaataataagaaaaatatctgccaatgagTTCAGAAAAATTTgcttaaaaggaaaaaatattccTGTTTGACAGAAGTTTGCTCTGGTTTTAAgcttaaactgaaaataaaatttcaaatctTTATTCTCGCATCTCCAGTAAATGTATAGTCActtaaggatgtttagatgtttttactgagaaaaaaaaaaagaaaaaaaaaacgagacaAAAATACAGGAAGATATTCGTTTTTTCCAGTACATGCAGAATTTGATTGCCACAACTTCTCATTCATTCCCACTTAGGACCTTAATTTGTGGAAAGATGAATTAAGACTTGAACTGTTGTAGTTTccattttcttaaagtttatttcATCTGATTAGAGTTTGGAGGAGGAACAAGAGTCTTGGTCACAAACAAATCCAACGGAAAAAACAGATACAGACTTGATGCAAAAACAAGAGTTGGGAAACCAAAGTGGGAAAACAGAACCAGACTTGGATCAGAAAACTGAAGAAAATGGACCATTAAACTCTGAACCAATAGCAAACCAAACAGAATCAGATGTTGTACCATCGGCATCTCCAGAACCCAAAACTTTTCCAAAACCAAAAGAATCCAAGCGTGACTCTGAGTCCCAATCTGATTCAAATCCCAAAGTTCCAAAAGAACGTGATGAGGATTTCTTGGGTGCAGCCCAATGTCTGAATCAGAAATACACATGGCAGTCTTGCTCTAAAGTGTTTTGTCCTCCATGGAGGCGATGCATCGAAGGACAGTGTGTCTGTAAGATGCCGTACAAATGTCCACGGCAGCAGAACACCTGTACTCAGGAAGGACCCGTGTATTACTCCATGTGTCAGGCCAACGCCATCTCCTGCAGAACCAAGACGCCCATTTTCTCACACTTCAGCCCATCCTGCAAAGGTGAACTCAAAATATTACCTAATCAATAACAGACCGTTTTTCCAGAGTAAGTCTTTATGTTGCTATATGTTTCTTTGGAATTTAACAGAAGTTATTGATGTGTCTTTATAAGTCCTACATTGGCATCTAGGTGCATTTATGGAAACCTAGATGCTCCAGGTCGAAATTACTCTGATTGGATTCAACACAATTCACCAAAAATTACACTAACATTAATACTTTCCCCACATCTTTATcccaattttttaaaatttattcaacaactatttttaattgtttttcacaaaatgtgaaattattaaccgtattttattttatttttatatgtatttatttatttgtagtactTTGCAGAAGCGCAAACAGTGAGTAAGGCAACGCTAAGATCattgggttcgattcccagcaaaACTGACAAACATCAACATTCAACGCAGCGTGCATTTCTTCAAACACAAATGTCAAGCAActgcatgtaaatataaataatcagACAACAGTTGAAAAAAGAATGagataaaacttattttaagtcTGTGCAGTTATCGTTAACCATTAATTCTGCAGGTCAAAATGACTTGCTAAAATCACTTTCGGGAATACAAATATTGTATGCATATTACAacatttcaaaatgcaaaaaCTTTGCAGGCCAGATGAGAAACAATCATGAAATTTCAAGAAAAACAAATCCTAGCTTAACCAGCATTTCCAACAACTCAAAAAGGTGTTCGGGTCAAAATTGACCCGGAATATAATACAATGATTAAGAGTGTCAGATGATTTGGTGTGGAATTAGAAAGTATTCAACTTTTACGTACATTTTTGTGTCCAGCGACAGACAAGGTGTATGTAACTGTGAGTGTCTCTGACTCTAAGAACGTGGTCGAGATAAACACACATTTGGGGAAAATGCTGGTATGTGGCAAAGGCTGGAATATGGCTGCAGCAAATGTGGTTTGTCGAAACCCTCTGAAAGTCGAAAGGTAAACACACCTGCACACAAGACATCCCTTTCTCTCGACTCAGCACTAATTGCTCATcttgttctgtctgtctctcagaggAGCAGAGAAGGCGGATACTATCGAATATAAATCTCTTAACAAAGATATTCAATGGCCACGTGAGTGTATGAAGGTTCGCTGCATGGGATATGAGCTCTCATTGGCTGAGTGTAGGATCCATAATCCAGAGGAAATCACAGAAGGCACTACGGTGGCCGTCGCAAAGTGCTATGAGGAACCTCAAGGTGCTGTTTCCTCTCGGATGTCATCACCatgttaatgtttaataatgataatCTGTTGTTTTGACACTTCTCTCACTCTCACTGATGGGTTTTCTCTGAGTAGCCGACTGTAAGAAGTTCATGTGTGCGAACGGGAAGTGTTTATCCAGTGGAAAACCCTGCAATGGTGTTGATGACTGTGGAGACAACAGTGACGAGATGTGCTGCCAAAGTGAGTCTGACATCATCATTCCTCTTCCTGTTTACTGTATTGAACCCATGACTTTGGTGATGCTGGAGTGAAGTGCACTGTTAATCCTGATTGTACTGTTTCTGCTGTGTGAAGAATGTCGAGGCCAGAGTTTCCTCTGTAAATCGGGTGTCTGTATTCCCCGTTCTGCCATCAAAGATGGAATCAGGGACTGTCTGGGAGGAGATGATGAACACACCGGTCAGTGAACTCTTCTGAGATCTCATTACTGTTCAGTTTAGGATTCAGTTTCTGAATGCAGAAACAGCTTATCTTTTcctttaacttttaactttttaactttttgcaaaaacaaaaaaataaacaaattctgtTTTCTTCACACAATCTTGTTACAATTTTATTACTTCCTGTTTTACAGCTCTGCAATCAAATCTCATCTGAATAGATTTGTCTGTGATCTAGATACTTTTCCCCCCACAATCTTTCTATTTGTCTGATGGTCCTTCATTACGAATTTAGAACCTTTTGCCAATTTTATTAGAACAAATTTTGGTGCA contains:
- the LOC113065803 gene encoding complement factor I encodes the protein MKVLSVFFFMYLLLQTTSLEEEQESWSQTNPTEKTDTDLMQKQELGNQSGKTEPDLDQKTEENGPLNSEPIANQTESDVVPSASPEPKTFPKPKESKRDSESQSDSNPKVPKERDEDFLGAAQCLNQKYTWQSCSKVFCPPWRRCIEGQCVCKMPYKCPRQQNTCTQEGPVYYSMCQANAISCRTKTPIFSHFSPSCKATDKVYVTVSVSDSKNVVEINTHLGKMLVCGKGWNMAAANVVCRNPLKVERGAEKADTIEYKSLNKDIQWPRECMKVRCMGYELSLAECRIHNPEEITEGTTVAVAKCYEEPQADCKKFMCANGKCLSSGKPCNGVDDCGDNSDEMCCQKCRGQSFLCKSGVCIPRSAIKDGIRDCLGGDDEHTEEEVTKPKKKEELFSDPMSEIKTIRSTAEDQLQCGIPNKEYVYKQEDDKTSHSRKKRLVGGEEALPTQIQWQVAIQDEGSIHCGGAYLGGCWVLTAAHCVRPKPRSFRIKFSLWMKHRKQSTTDSIPVKNIIIHHKYNPQTYENDIALVQLEELNLSDKCMQDNPAVRAVCVPWSTQQFQPNDTCTISGWGRDREGISAAILKWANVTIISDCQSYYKDRFLPGMECAGDLEGKVDSCQGDSGGPLVCTDASGLSYVWGIVSWGDKCGEPNHPGVYTKVAHYFDWIRFNTGWPAVTKFNQ